The nucleotide window CGCCGGCGATCAACTTCCTCATCCTGGCCGGGCTCATCATCCCGCCGGCGATCGTGCCGACGATTTGGGTGCTCGACGGCATCGGCTTGTTCAAGACGATGACGGGGCTCGTGCTCGTTGAAGTGGCGCTCGGCTTCCCTTTTACAGTATTGTTATATAAGGGGTTCATGGTAGCGATTCCACGCGAAATCGACGAAGCAGCTCTCATGGATGGTGCAAGCGGTTTCACTTTGTTTTGGCGCATCATCTTCCCGCTGCTGCAGCCGGTGACGGCGACGGTCATCGTCATTTCCGCGGTCAGCATCTTCAACGATTTTACGAATCCGCTCTATTTCTTGCCGGGGGCGAAAAACGCGACCGTGCAGCTTACGCTCTACAACTTCCAGAGCCAATTCGTCACGCAGTGGAATTTGCTGTTCACGAACATCCTGCTCATCACGATTCCGCCGCTTGTGCTGTTCTTGTTTTTCAACAAAAAGATCGTATCCGGCATGACGGCCGGCTCGGTCAAAGGCTAAGGGAGAGGGTTTTCGGATGACAGAGTTACTGGTTACGGCATTGACGTGCGAATATCGCACGAACCCGATGGGCATCGACGCGGCGTCGCCCCGCTTCGGATGGCAGCTGCGGTCGGACCGCCGCGGCACGGTACAGAAGGGGTACCGGTTGGTCGTCGCCGAGGCGTCCGCCGGCTTCGAAGCGCCCGTATGGGATACGGGTACTATCGAGTCGGACCGCTCGGTTCAAGTCGCGTACGAAGGGCCGGCGCTGCAGCCGCGGACGGCGTATGCATACCGCGTGAAATTATGGGACGGCGAAGGCCGCGAATCCGAATGGAGCGAAGCCGCTTCGTTCGAGACGGGGCTGATGGGCGGCGCCTGGCAGGCGGAGTGGATCACCCCGGCCGCCGACGCGATCGACCCCCAGACGGAAGCATCGTTCCTGCTGCGGAAGGCGTTCGAACTGCGCGGCGGCATCGTCTCGGCCCGCGTTTACGCGACCGCGGCCGGCGCGTACGAGCTGTACGTCAACGGGCAGCTCGCTTCCGAGGACGTGCTTGCGCCGGGCTGGACGTCGTACCACAATCGCCTGCAGTACCAAACGTACGACGTCACGGCGCTCGTCCGGGAAGGCGGCAACGGCATCGGCCTCCTGCTCGGGGACGGTTGGTACCGGAGCGGCATCGGGTTCGAGGGGAAAAATTTCAAATACGGCGAACGGCGCGCCGCGCTTGCGCAGCTGCACGTCCGGTTCGCGGACGGCAGCGAAACCGTCGTCGCGACGGACGGCACATGGAAGGCGTCGACCGCGCCGGTCGTCTACTCGACGATATACCACGGCGAGACGTACGACGCGCGGCTAGAGCAGGACGGCTGGAGCGAATCGGGCTTCGACGACGCCGAATGGGCGGCCGTCGAGCGGTATGAGCCTGCCGTCGGGACGATCGTCGCGCAGGAGAACTGGCCGACGCGCGTCACGGAGACGCTCGCGCCGATCGCCCAGTTCGTGACGCCGGCGGGCGCGCTCGTGCTCGATCTCGGCCAAAATATGGTCGGACGGATGCGCTTCACGGTGAAGAACGCGCCGGCCGGAACGACGATCACGCTCCGCCACGCGGAAGTGCTGGACAAGGACGGCAACATTTATTACGGCAACCTGCGCCCGGCGAAGCAGATCGTGAAGTACATCGCCAAGGGCGCGGCGGAAGAAACGTACGCGCCGCATTTTACGTTCCAAGGATTCCGGTACGTGCAGGTCGAGGGGTACCCGGGCCAAGAGAACGGGCTGCCGCTCGAGCTGTTCGCCGGCGAAGTGCTGCACTCCGACATGCCGCGGACGGGCGAGTTCGAATGCTCCGACGAGCGCGTCAATCAGCTGCAGCGCAACATCCAGTGGGGCCAGCGGGGCAATTTCCTCGACGTGCCGACGGACTGCCCGCAGCGGGACGAGCGGTTAGGGTGGACCGGCGACGCGCAGGTGTTCATCGGCACGGCGCTGTTCAACTTCCAAGGCGGGCCGTTCTTCACGAAGTGGCTGCGCGACATGCAGGCCGAGCAGCTGCCGAACGGCGGCATTCCGTTCGTCATTCCGGACGTCGTCGGCGGCGACAGCTCGGCGGCGTGGGGCGACGCGGCGGTCATCTGCCCGTGGACGACATACCTTTATTACGACGACCTTCGGCTGCTCGAAGAGCAGTACGGCATGATGAAAGGCTGGGTCGAATACATCCGCTCGCAGGGCGACGACGAATTTTTGTGGAACACCGGCTTCCATTTCGGCGATTGGCTCGCGCTCGACGCGAAAGAGAACAGCTGGGTCGGCGCGACGCCGCGCGATTTGATCGCGACCGCATATTACGCGTACTCGACGCGGCTCGTGCGCGACGCGGCGGCGGCGCTCGGCAAACAGGAAGACGCGGCGGCGTACGGCGCGTTGTACGACAACGTCGTGCGCGCGTTCCGCGACGAATTCGTCTCGCCGAACGGCCGCATCGCGTCGCCGACGCAGACGGCGCACGTGCTCGCGCTCGCGTTCGATCTCGTCGACGAGCCGATGAAATCCCGCGTGGCGAGGGATTTGAACGACCTCGTCGTGGACAACGACTACCATTTGACGACGGGCTTCGTCGGCACGCCGTATTTGTGCTTCGCGCTGTCGAACAACGGTTACCATGACACGGCGATGAAGCTGCTTCTTCAAGAAAGCTACCCGGGCTGGCTGTACTCCGTCAGCAAGGGCGCGACGACGATCTGGGAGCATTGGGACAGCATTAAGCCGGACGGCTCGTTCTGGAGCGACGACATGAACTCGTTCAACCATTACGCGTACGGCGCGATCGGCGAATGGATGTACCGCAAGGTCGCCGGCCTCGATATGGATGCGTCCGTCCCGGGCTTTAAGCGTCTTCGCTTCGAGCCGCTGTTCGGCGCGGGCAAGCTGACGCACGCGAGAGCGGCGCACGAAACGATGTACGGCGCCGCGGAATCGGCGTGGCGGGTCGACGGCGCGCGCATCGAAGTGCGCATCCGGGTGCCGGCCAACGCGACGGCGGAGGTCGTCCTGCGCGGCGCGGCGGCCGCCGGGACGACCGAGAACGGCGCGCCGGTATCGGATGCGGCAGGCGTGACGGTCGTTCGCGAAACCGAGAACGGGCTCGTTCTGAACGTCGGGTCGGGCGAGTACGCATTCGCGTACGAGAACGCGGATTTGTTCCGCGTAACGTTCACGGAGCACTCCAAGCTGTGCGACGTGTTAAGCGATCCGCGCGGAGAAGCGCTGGTCAAGCAGCACGTGCCGGAGCTGTTCCAAGGGCCGGCTATCAACTTCGTCTCCAAAAGCAGCTTAAAACAAATCGCCGAGAACGGCATGCTGCGCGTGCCGAAAGAGAGCATCGCGAAGCTCGTCGAAGCGCTCGCGCAGGCATAATTCCTTTATGCAATCAGGTTAGGCAACGAACGGGAAGCGGGGAAACGCGAATGAATGAACAATGGGTCGAACTCGCGGAGCGGCTGACGCCCGCGCTGCATGAAACGAAAGCGGCGCCGAAGCGCCTCGTCGAGGTCGCGGCGGACGCGGATGCGTTCCAAGGGTGGCGGATGGAGCCGGCCTGGGACGTCGAAGAGCTGCGGAACAAGACGTTCGGCAAAGGCGAGAGCTTCACGCTGGACTTCGGCGACCACTGCGTCGGGTACGTGTCGTTCGCCGTCGACTCCGCCGGCAGCCCGCAGGACGCGCCGCTCAAGCTGAAGCTGACCTTCGGCGAAATGCCTTGCGAAATCGGGGAAAATTTCGCCGATTACGACGGCTGGCTCAGCAGCTCGTGGCTGCAGGAAGAAACGATGTACATCGACGTGCTGCCGGCGATCGTGCGGATGCCGCGCCGGTACAGCTTCCGGTACTTGAAGGTGGAAGTGGTCGACGCTTCGCGCAAGTATACGGCGACGTTTTCGGATTTCGTCTGCGTCTCGGTGTCGTCGGCCGACCGGAGCGCCGTGCCGCCGCTGCCGGCGGACGTGCCGGACGATCTGCGGACGATGGACCGCATCGCCTTGAAGACGCTCGAAGACTGCATGCAGACGGTGTACGAGGACGGCCCGAAGCGGGACCGCCGCCTCTGGATCGGCGACCTGCGGCTGCAGGCGCAGGCGAACTACGTGACGTTCGGCGATC belongs to Paenibacillus sp. and includes:
- a CDS encoding carbohydrate ABC transporter permease gives rise to the protein MSKGTRKFTLESIAVLFTIVVFWVPFYFVFLTAAKDAKQASLLDLSWPSQFRIWENMQEVVAARDFMLLRAFWNSTVLTVLSIVVLVAICAMAGYVIQRRSSRATPAINFLILAGLIIPPAIVPTIWVLDGIGLFKTMTGLVLVEVALGFPFTVLLYKGFMVAIPREIDEAALMDGASGFTLFWRIIFPLLQPVTATVIVISAVSIFNDFTNPLYFLPGAKNATVQLTLYNFQSQFVTQWNLLFTNILLITIPPLVLFLFFNKKIVSGMTAGSVKG
- a CDS encoding family 78 glycoside hydrolase catalytic domain; translated protein: MTELLVTALTCEYRTNPMGIDAASPRFGWQLRSDRRGTVQKGYRLVVAEASAGFEAPVWDTGTIESDRSVQVAYEGPALQPRTAYAYRVKLWDGEGRESEWSEAASFETGLMGGAWQAEWITPAADAIDPQTEASFLLRKAFELRGGIVSARVYATAAGAYELYVNGQLASEDVLAPGWTSYHNRLQYQTYDVTALVREGGNGIGLLLGDGWYRSGIGFEGKNFKYGERRAALAQLHVRFADGSETVVATDGTWKASTAPVVYSTIYHGETYDARLEQDGWSESGFDDAEWAAVERYEPAVGTIVAQENWPTRVTETLAPIAQFVTPAGALVLDLGQNMVGRMRFTVKNAPAGTTITLRHAEVLDKDGNIYYGNLRPAKQIVKYIAKGAAEETYAPHFTFQGFRYVQVEGYPGQENGLPLELFAGEVLHSDMPRTGEFECSDERVNQLQRNIQWGQRGNFLDVPTDCPQRDERLGWTGDAQVFIGTALFNFQGGPFFTKWLRDMQAEQLPNGGIPFVIPDVVGGDSSAAWGDAAVICPWTTYLYYDDLRLLEEQYGMMKGWVEYIRSQGDDEFLWNTGFHFGDWLALDAKENSWVGATPRDLIATAYYAYSTRLVRDAAAALGKQEDAAAYGALYDNVVRAFRDEFVSPNGRIASPTQTAHVLALAFDLVDEPMKSRVARDLNDLVVDNDYHLTTGFVGTPYLCFALSNNGYHDTAMKLLLQESYPGWLYSVSKGATTIWEHWDSIKPDGSFWSDDMNSFNHYAYGAIGEWMYRKVAGLDMDASVPGFKRLRFEPLFGAGKLTHARAAHETMYGAAESAWRVDGARIEVRIRVPANATAEVVLRGAAAAGTTENGAPVSDAAGVTVVRETENGLVLNVGSGEYAFAYENADLFRVTFTEHSKLCDVLSDPRGEALVKQHVPELFQGPAINFVSKSSLKQIAENGMLRVPKESIAKLVEALAQA